The window GCAAAGTTCTATTCATTATAAGACTAGTGTAGCAAGTTATTTCTTGCAAGCTAGAGTGTGGTCCAGCGAATTGAGTTTATTTACAACTCAGGCAATGTTATCTGCGAGTTCCACAAATGCCACAGTATAGATTACAATCAAAGTGGCCTCCATGTTCACCTGCTTACTTTATTCCATGGCTGACATATCCTAACATGATTAAGTAGCGCAATACAATGGTGAACAGTCGCTGGTCCGATTTTGCACTGTTAGAACGGCTAGGTTCATGTAAAGTAAATGCGTCAGTGACTATATTGTTAAGTTTCGAATGGCATGAAAGCGATTGAATCATCACAAAAACAAACACGGATTGCCGGTCATGTATACGGCTGATTATAACAAGCACGTTGCTAAACAGTGGAATAACTTTCGTGTGCACAGCCATACACTAGACACAACAGCTGATTTTTTTATTCCTCAAATGGATAAATCCATTTCACACAACTTGAGCTTTGAGATGCTCTCAAGGAAGTGAGCCATAGTCATTCATGCAGAGGAGTACAGAATGTAAAACTAGTACAGCTTCATTCTCCTAAATATCCTGTAAAAACATACCCGAGGAGTCTGCTGTGAAGCAGATGGGATGTTCGCTGGCTCTTCAATAGACAGCTGCCTGTGCATACTCGGTCTGCTGTCTACTGACCGTTTTAACTCCATCCAATGCTAGAATACAGATATTCAGCTCAGTGACTGTGTCAGAATGATAAGAGGTGCAGAGCATCTAGTTTTATAGTGTAAAGAGTTTGCTCTCCTTTTGGGTTGAAGTTAGATACAAATAATTCATTGGAGCAATAATAAttcaattcattattaattGTGACTGCTAAAGTAGTTTGATTTAATTgataaattaattaataaatgaaatatattattGAATTAAACTCTTTTATCGGTTGTATTCAATCAATGGAATATTTGCTGCAGGCATAACCTTGAGCACTAGAGGACTGGGAGAtcaaagcttaaaggttgacttgcaagttgcaacaaaattcatattacagttgtttggtattaaaagattcaccgtgttttactctgctgtgttgtaggtacaaaatatgtggaaaggtgattacaagctcttaaaagctaaaaaacgaacagttaatcacaacCATCACGAAACGCCATAGTTTGGAAACTTAGAGAAACACTTGGAGGAACACTACAAGGAACACTTTGAGGGTACATGCAAATGTCATTTATTAGCTGCCATGCTTCTGTAAAGCCATTTTCTGAAAGACCATTTTTTGTAAAGCCATTTTCCTACTACTCGATCTCCTCCTTTCTGTGAGTGTGACCGGAAGCTATTACAAACCACTCCAAGTTTATAacaatacatgtactaattactGATGTAGGTGTACTATAAGCGTATAATCACCTTGTAAACAGTAAGCCAATATGCAGGTTCAGCCTTCAATTTTCCATCCATGACCTTCAAAAACTCATCAAGAGTTTGTTTATAATCTCTTTTGGATCCGTCTCGGCTGATCTTTCCTATTAGCCTAGCTATATCATTCTGTTTGTCAGCAGAGTGAGCTGACTGTTGTGCCATCGCTGCCAAGtatatgttatgtaataataatgtttttgaCTTCTAGTGTGGCGATTATTTGTTTAGTAGCTAATTGTAAGGCAGATGATTTGAAAATCAccactatttaaaaacataccaCTAatcatataaacaatataattgtGTCATGGCAATTTATCTCACACCTAATGATTTTGCAAGCTATACAGGAGCTAAATCATCCTGCCTCATTTCGAGGCCTTCCGTACTTATGGGCGTTCATGAAATAAACGTTTCGAGCGCATAGCAGTTTCTTTTCAAGTTGAAATAGGCAAAAAGCattaacaaaaaattacaacttttttacataataatatcacGAAATATCGTGAATCGTCTCTTTGCAATATCAAATcgtttaatgatttttaaaaatttaaagctGTAATTGCagctgttgtttttaaaatcTAGATATTTTAGACTTGTATAAGGACTTCCTATTTTTAGCTGCTTCTAATGAATAACCACTCAATGCAAGTTATCAATTAGCCCTTGTACATGTAGTATGGTGTAGTAAATAAATGATCTGAGGCTAGCATGGTATTGTTAAAGATAAACAGTACAGCCAATACATGCGAGAATAATGCTTCGTAGATTACGTGACATAATAGCTCAAGATAACATGCTGTTACTCTCATGGAAAACCATTACTCAATTGGGACTACCACGGCTCTATGACTAGTAGGAATATCACGGCTCTGACTAGTGGGAATACcacttttcaagtatttgggAATGTTACGTGACGTGATGTAATGCTCAAGATAACCATACTGTGTGGTGAGTAGGCTAAGCAAACACAACTTCCGACTCTCATTTGATGTCAATTGTTTGCTCCTGATTTCGTTGGCTGCTTGTGTCATGAGTACAATAGGCTTATGCCTGATTAGTCTCGCTGACTTGTGAATGATTCTATGTACTATATGAATTGCTGCCAACTGTTTCGGCATCATACTCAGCTGCCTAACACAATTATAGTTTGGTTAATAAGGAACTTGCTCAGAAACCTAGTggattttatcataaagtattggtatttttctgtGATTAGCGGTTTGTTTTGAAtggttgaggtgatctgactgccaggatgtttcaagattaaaatcgacaaaacttgatcgtggttattAGGCAAAGCTATGACTAGGCTGTCTCACTTTAGGTTCTTGAACAACAAGTATCATCGTTATGTTATTATTGTAATAGAAACTTTGGCATTACTGTTAGTCATTACCTGTTATTAAAACAAGGAAAGCTTACCAAAAGAGTCTCCAGTCTCCATACCCCGTTCTGCTGCCTCGTTGTCACTGCCTTGATTTCTTTCTATATCACTATTCTCTGCTGAGGCAGCTTGGTCTAAATAATGTAGAAAACAGATATAAAGATTAGTTAGATATTTTATGgacttacatgtacttacatataCAGATTTAGACATGTAGACAACAAACTGGAGTTGGAACTATCGTTCTTTGACTAAATTAAGCTACTAGCATAAGTTCCTCAAATTTAGTGGGTAATTATTTTCATTACCAGTGCATTGCtgagcattcacctagtatatatacttgtatatcagTCGACAtacaagtatgtacatgtaaatacttgtaTGTTGACTGATATACACTGCTGATTTATATTACACGTGCAAGTATGCAAATTATTCTTATTGTCTATTACCGCAGTCTAACTTGTTCTGCATGAAAAGGAGAACTGCAGTCAATCTGCTTTGATTGATTATTGCAACCAAATGATCCCTTACGAATTGAGCTAGTTCACGCTgcaaatcatttaattttttaaaattttttaaaaatttctgaaacttTTCACTCCATAAAAGGTTTGCCAAACTCTGTCCAACTTTTGGTAAATGTACATTCAGCATAACTCTTGAATGATTGTTGAATGCTTGGGTATAAATCTTTAGAATTTTGAAAAAGATACATCGgcttgcaaataatttttaaagaagTGATGCTTTTGTGTTCTGACCTCGTCTACTATAtcacaaaataaacaaatatgtaCATGTTGTAAAAATATAATAGTTACCATTATATTTACTTGGAGACCAGAGACAGCGTAGGCATCTGCTTATTCCTACAAAACATGAGTACAACATGGAGCTATCTTCAAACTAGCTAATCCAAAATATAGTTTATCATATCTCCTTGTTACACTATGATCAGTGGTTCTCCTTTCGCTAGCGCTCTTTTATCACTGTGAAAATACTAATATTATACAGGGTTAATTTGAGTTGTTAACTCAACTATATCTTTAAAATAAACAGTGTTTGAAAAAAAAGCTTACAATTTTCCATAATCCAACACACGGGTCTACTGCATGCATATACAGCAAGATAAAGAAATACTAAAGCCTAGGGTAACTCACACAGAGAGAAATCTCTAAATCTTTAACGAAACCTATAACAAAACcttgtaacaaaattatttCGGCCAAAATAGTAGATCTGTTCAAACCAAAAGTAATTATGTTCAGGCTCGCTCAGAATATAACTTGCTTTATTATTGGCTGGGTGAGCGAGTTGAACAAATGTTGATATGGTGTGACCACCCAAGCAAAACTAGTGTTTCTCCTCAGTAATGTTAGAGATTCACCCTTGTGTAAACCAGGCATATGGAATAAAAAAACAGTTCCAACAGTTCAATCAATGACTACTTTTTCATGTGCTGTCTTTTAAGAACTGCAAATCCTATGACCATCTCATTCAGGTTTTTATGTATATGTAAGTACATGCCAACAATATAACTGTATGTGTGAAACCAGTACTTTTACATAATATGTAAAAGCACTGGTTTCCTGAACTTCTCTAAAATTGTGAAAAGTGTTCAATTGGAATCCAACCACCTCGTGCGTATGCAATCACGCACTCTATCCTAAAGCAtccttaataatattattattaaggATGCTTTAGGATAGAGTGCGTGATTGTGTACACACGAGGTGGTTGGATTCCAATTGTACACTTTTCACAATTTTAGAGAAGTTCAGGTTTTACCTTGTTTGAGGTCCACTGACAGTAAATTACTGTATCCATAGTAATATGACATTAAAAACACTggtcaaaaatatttaaaaatatttataaatattttaatgttttagaccAATAACTGAACTCTTGATTTACAACAAACTCCATAAGTGCTTGCGATAAATGTTCTGTTGGATTCATTCGTAGGTATTCAATGGAGTAATTACCATGTTATTCATAAATCACTGAAAGCAGCATGGAGAAAGCAACTCTAACTTTATGGATATGTATAGAACTAAACGAATGCTTGTTGTATATAGACCCAATCGCACAATAAATATTCTTTGATATCTTTTCACGATAGCATCTCTAGGGTATATGTGAAGATCTAAAAGTACCACAAAAAAGACAAACTGCTTttatattattcattttatatataaatacatccCAAGCAAAACATTAGTTTAATATAGGAACTTACGTCTACTGAATTTGTCCTTGTCGAATCCGATCATAAGGAAGATTGCGATCAAGCAAAATAAACTGAGCAGAACGATTAGCACAATTTCCAAAGTAAACTTTTTGATTGAAAGACTTTCAGTCGGCCCTGAAGATTTTGAGGTTATTTCTTGAGGAGAGGGTGTTTCGATTGTGTTTGGTCGCTCAGTTGTTATACTGGAACGTAAAGCTGTAAAGATTTTGATTGATAGACTTTCAGTCGGCCCTGAAGATTTTGAGGTTATTTCTTGAGGAGAGGGTGTTTCGATTGTGTTGGGTCGCTCAGTTGTTATACTGGAATGTAAAGCTGAAGGAAATGATGGAGGAGGCGTAGAAGTGAGCATTGGAGTGGAAGATTTAGATGTTAAACACCAG of the Watersipora subatra chromosome 4, tzWatSuba1.1, whole genome shotgun sequence genome contains:
- the LOC137393982 gene encoding uncharacterized protein is translated as MLIRELLILAAILVSVNSQTIPENCTWSENDCEELQTSKDFPINCDKRHDNNGGTVYSCKEACSIPDNFFCSYDYCIGYRSWCLTSKSSTPMLTSTPPPSFPSALHSSITTERPNTIETPSPQEITSKSSGPTESLSIKIFTALRSSITTERPNTIETPSPQEITSKSSGPTESLSIKKFTLEIVLIVLLSLFCLIAIFLMIGFDKDKFSRRISRCLRCLWSPSKYNDQAASAENSDIERNQGSDNEAAERGMETGDSFAMAQQSAHSADKQNDIARLIGKISRDGSKRDYKQTLDEFLKVMDGKLKAEPAYWLTVYKHWMELKRSVDSRPSMHRQLSIEEPANIPSASQQTPREAAKDNSKEMATVEEKTQLLAGEPEETGIIDNQHAVIRIDAVDFTDIKLFDILVMVQWSTHHTDIHAFEMPYLHLP